Proteins encoded together in one Campylobacter peloridis LMG 23910 window:
- the dxr gene encoding 1-deoxy-D-xylulose-5-phosphate reductoisomerase, which yields MIVLGSTGSIGVNTLFIAKSKNIKIEALSCGKNIKLLNEQIAIFKPKFVCIQDEKDKALVNHDKVFFAQDGLKEMIAECKSSLVVNAIVGFAGLNSSLMAQKLGKNLALANKESLVVAGKFFDTTKIKAIDSEHAALKCLIEKKKNIKKLFITASGGAFYKYKIKDLKNVSVKEALIHPNWSMGAKITIDSASMCNKLFEIIEAYHLYGIKQIDALIERKSLVHALCEFKDGGMSAYFSHANMRLSIAQAILDECDQSFIENLDLLAMPSLKFEKISLKKYPIFSLKDELLNEPDLGVVINSANEYMVYKFLAHKAHFLDIYKGVFKALDHFGVPKINQIEDVFEYDKQVRLYLDKEMK from the coding sequence ATGATTGTTCTTGGAAGCACTGGAAGTATAGGGGTTAATACTCTTTTTATTGCTAAATCTAAAAATATAAAAATCGAGGCTTTATCATGCGGTAAAAATATTAAGCTTTTAAACGAACAAATTGCTATTTTTAAGCCTAAATTTGTGTGTATTCAAGATGAAAAAGATAAAGCCTTGGTTAATCATGATAAAGTCTTTTTCGCTCAAGATGGTTTAAAAGAGATGATAGCTGAGTGTAAAAGTTCTTTAGTGGTTAATGCTATTGTGGGTTTTGCAGGATTAAATTCAAGCTTAATGGCACAAAAACTTGGCAAAAATTTAGCCTTAGCAAATAAAGAGAGCCTAGTGGTAGCAGGGAAATTTTTTGATACTACAAAAATAAAGGCTATAGATAGTGAGCATGCGGCTTTAAAATGTCTTATAGAAAAGAAAAAAAATATAAAAAAGCTTTTTATTACAGCAAGCGGAGGAGCTTTTTATAAATATAAAATCAAAGATTTAAAAAATGTTAGTGTGAAAGAAGCGCTTATACATCCAAATTGGTCTATGGGAGCTAAGATAACTATAGATAGTGCTAGTATGTGTAATAAACTTTTTGAAATCATAGAAGCTTATCATCTTTATGGCATTAAGCAAATAGATGCTTTAATAGAAAGGAAATCTTTGGTGCATGCTTTGTGCGAATTTAAAGATGGCGGAATGAGTGCATATTTTTCTCATGCAAATATGCGTTTATCTATAGCACAAGCAATTTTAGATGAATGTGATCAAAGCTTTATAGAAAATTTAGATTTATTAGCTATGCCAAGTTTAAAATTTGAGAAGATTAGTTTAAAAAAATATCCTATATTTTCACTTAAAGATGAGTTGTTAAATGAACCTGATTTGGGTGTGGTTATTAATAGTGCAAATGAATACATGGTGTATAAATTTTTAGCACATAAAGCACATTTTTTGGATATTTACAAAGGGGTTTTTAAAGCATTAGATCATTTTGGCGTGCCAAAGATTAACCAAATAGAAGATGTTTTTGAGTATGATAAACAAGTAAGGCTTTATTTAGATAAGGAAATGAAGTGA
- a CDS encoding phosphatidate cytidylyltransferase: MFSKTRIFSAAVMIAAIVIVALVDNFFINFIIFGVLLFLAFNEAKTMFNSKYASVFIALCIFAIGAFLDKPFFIGIFALILILGYLVYKKSENLNELMPYIYPTLPILMLYQVLSYEGMFVLFWLIVIVVACDSGAYFIGKLIGERAFSPTSPNKTLEGVVGGIACAAIIGTIVGSFEFSVIKSIYVSLIVAIFAVIGDLLESYFKRQADIKDSGNLIPGHGGILDRIDAVIIAAFAMATLV; the protein is encoded by the coding sequence ATGTTTTCAAAAACAAGAATTTTTAGTGCTGCTGTTATGATAGCTGCTATTGTTATTGTCGCTTTAGTAGATAATTTTTTTATTAATTTTATTATTTTTGGTGTTTTGTTGTTTTTAGCATTTAATGAAGCAAAAACAATGTTTAATAGTAAATATGCAAGTGTTTTTATAGCATTATGTATTTTTGCAATTGGAGCTTTTTTAGATAAACCTTTTTTTATAGGGATTTTTGCATTGATTTTAATTTTAGGATATTTAGTTTATAAAAAAAGTGAAAATTTAAATGAGCTTATGCCTTATATATACCCAACTTTGCCTATTTTAATGCTTTATCAAGTATTAAGCTATGAGGGTATGTTTGTTTTATTTTGGCTTATAGTGATTGTTGTTGCTTGTGATAGTGGGGCTTATTTTATAGGAAAATTAATTGGTGAAAGAGCTTTTTCACCGACAAGCCCAAATAAAACTTTAGAAGGTGTTGTAGGTGGTATAGCATGTGCAGCAATCATTGGAACTATAGTTGGTTCTTTTGAATTTAGTGTGATAAAAAGCATTTATGTATCTTTAATTGTGGCTATTTTTGCTGTGATTGGGGATTTGCTTGAGAGTTATTTTAAAAGACAAGCAGATATTAAAGATAGTGGTAATTTAATCCCAGGACACGGGGGAATTTTAGATAGAATTGATGCTGTAATTATTGCAGCATTTGCAATGGCAACTTTAGTATGA
- a CDS encoding NFACT RNA binding domain-containing protein, translating into MKYTDLIQIKDYFKQFQRINYLKRLDDNILELSLNHHIFILDLTRGKSGIYQEKLQAKVYNAPFDFMLKKYFSNAKILNLEVLENNRILSFEVLSEKSYKAYKAKIYFEFTGKNTNAIITDTNDIIIEALRHIDKSYRVVKIGEKLQALKAYEIKEEFVKIDDFDVYFKESAKKLQQVRLKDIKENKLLNVDKKILSLKENIENLEQESNLLKKAQDLSQKADVLFANLNSLKDYQREFILQDFNGKELSFKLEDNPKNSANEFYKIAKKLKQKAKNINIEREILNEKLDFFVNLKELIFKSTSLRELEVLMPKKTKKTKKEEINAGISSFYFDEFKISVGRNEKANEYLLKIAKKDDIWLHVKDYPSAHVIITSNKLKISQLVLEFAAKLCVEFSKLSSGAYLVDYTSKNFVKVKEKAFVNYTNYKTLSVLKE; encoded by the coding sequence ATGAAATATACAGATTTAATACAAATAAAAGATTATTTTAAACAATTCCAAAGAATAAATTATCTCAAACGCCTTGATGATAATATCTTAGAGCTTAGTTTAAATCATCATATTTTTATACTAGATTTAACGCGTGGTAAGAGTGGAATTTATCAAGAAAAACTTCAAGCAAAAGTTTATAATGCACCTTTTGATTTTATGTTAAAAAAATACTTTTCTAATGCAAAGATTTTAAATTTAGAGGTTTTAGAAAATAATAGAATTTTATCTTTTGAAGTTTTATCAGAAAAATCTTACAAAGCTTATAAAGCTAAGATTTATTTTGAATTTACAGGAAAAAATACTAATGCAATCATCACAGATACTAATGATATTATCATAGAGGCTTTACGCCATATAGATAAAAGTTATCGTGTTGTAAAAATAGGAGAAAAACTTCAAGCTTTAAAAGCTTATGAAATCAAAGAAGAATTTGTAAAGATTGATGATTTTGATGTATATTTTAAGGAAAGTGCTAAAAAATTACAGCAAGTTCGTTTAAAGGATATTAAAGAAAATAAACTTTTAAATGTGGATAAAAAAATTCTAAGCCTTAAAGAGAATATAGAAAATTTAGAACAAGAAAGTAATTTATTAAAAAAAGCACAGGATTTAAGTCAAAAAGCAGATGTTTTATTTGCTAATTTAAATTCTTTAAAAGATTATCAAAGAGAATTTATTTTGCAAGATTTTAACGGCAAAGAACTTTCTTTTAAACTCGAAGATAATCCTAAAAATAGTGCGAATGAATTTTATAAAATAGCAAAAAAACTAAAGCAAAAAGCAAAAAATATAAATATAGAGCGAGAAATTTTAAATGAAAAGCTTGATTTTTTTGTAAATTTAAAAGAATTGATTTTTAAAAGCACTTCTTTGCGAGAACTTGAAGTTTTAATGCCTAAAAAAACCAAAAAAACTAAAAAAGAAGAAATTAATGCAGGAATTAGTAGTTTTTATTTTGATGAGTTTAAAATTAGTGTAGGTCGTAATGAAAAAGCTAATGAGTATTTATTAAAAATAGCTAAAAAAGATGATATTTGGTTGCATGTGAAAGATTATCCTAGTGCACATGTAATCATTACTTCAAATAAATTAAAAATAAGTCAATTAGTGCTAGAATTTGCAGCAAAACTTTGTGTGGAATTTTCTAAATTAAGCTCTGGAGCTTATTTGGTCGATTATACTAGTAAGAATTTTGTTAAAGTTAAAGAAAAAGCTTTTGTAAATTATACAAATTACAAAACCTTGAGCGTTTTAAAGGAGTAA
- a CDS encoding molybdopterin-guanine dinucleotide synthase: MNEKIPYPCVILCGGKSSRMGEDKSLLRVDDKNLTLYQYEKFLNFFSNVYISSKKDKFHQKNLPLILDENGSCYSPLIALNSIFKHFKNTYIFIISVDSPNISKESIYKLFNNLKSQNMLLAKTKNHKHYLCGFYHSKNHEKSMQFLQENNHKLALFCDTMNAEFIEFKNEDEFINLNYNEDYKKWLYEKNNTINSLSV; the protein is encoded by the coding sequence ATGAATGAAAAAATTCCTTATCCTTGTGTGATTTTATGCGGTGGAAAGTCTTCTCGCATGGGAGAGGATAAAAGTTTATTACGCGTTGATGATAAAAATTTGACACTTTATCAATACGAAAAATTCTTAAATTTTTTTTCTAATGTCTACATTAGTTCTAAAAAAGATAAATTTCATCAAAAAAATTTACCTTTAATTTTAGATGAAAATGGTTCATGCTACTCCCCGCTTATTGCTTTAAATTCTATATTTAAACATTTTAAAAACACTTATATTTTTATCATTAGCGTTGATAGTCCAAATATTAGCAAAGAAAGTATTTATAAACTTTTTAATAATTTAAAATCACAAAATATGCTTTTAGCAAAAACAAAAAACCACAAACACTATTTATGTGGCTTTTACCATAGTAAAAATCATGAAAAATCTATGCAATTTTTACAAGAAAATAATCACAAATTAGCTCTTTTTTGTGATACAATGAATGCTGAATTTATCGAATTTAAAAACGAAGATGAATTTATAAATTTAAATTATAATGAAGATTATAAAAAGTGGCTTTATGAAAAAAATAATACTATTAATTCTTTGTCTGTTTAA
- a CDS encoding phospholipase A(1), which produces MKKIILLILCLFNVFANENLIQQALEYEKQGDYKKAMQIYKDLALKNNLALKKEQNLTKEYSMDDFNPRNEALANYLGTEKSNNPFGISAHNLSYFMPVSYNFSKRDYKNTETKFQISLKKTLFENLLGLNESYNIAYTQISWWQLYKHSSPFRETNYMPEFFINFPISGHGAFENLKNIRLGLLHESNGQDDPKSRSWNRIYLSNAWFFGDFVFIPRVWLRIPEKETEDDNPDIEKYLGNFDINFAYTQDNYFINVLWRNNLNFSNNHGAIEISGAYKISNNGLYLYTQYFNGYGESLIEYNKSSSRFSSGILLMY; this is translated from the coding sequence ATGAAAAAAATAATACTATTAATTCTTTGTCTGTTTAATGTTTTTGCAAATGAAAATTTAATCCAACAAGCTTTAGAATACGAAAAACAAGGTGATTACAAAAAAGCTATGCAAATATATAAAGATTTAGCTTTAAAAAATAATTTAGCCTTAAAAAAGGAACAAAATTTAACAAAAGAATACTCAATGGATGATTTTAACCCAAGAAACGAAGCATTAGCTAATTATCTTGGTACAGAAAAATCCAACAATCCTTTTGGTATTAGTGCGCATAATCTTAGCTATTTTATGCCTGTTTCTTATAACTTTAGCAAAAGAGATTACAAAAACACCGAAACTAAATTTCAAATTAGTCTTAAAAAAACCCTTTTTGAAAATCTCTTAGGTTTAAATGAAAGCTACAATATAGCATATACACAAATTTCATGGTGGCAGCTTTATAAACATTCTTCTCCTTTTAGGGAAACAAACTACATGCCTGAATTTTTTATTAATTTTCCTATAAGCGGACATGGGGCTTTTGAAAATTTAAAAAATATACGCTTGGGCTTATTGCATGAATCAAATGGACAAGATGATCCAAAATCAAGATCTTGGAATAGAATTTATCTAAGCAATGCATGGTTTTTTGGAGATTTTGTGTTTATACCTAGAGTTTGGTTAAGAATCCCAGAAAAAGAAACTGAAGATGATAATCCTGATATAGAAAAATACTTAGGAAATTTTGATATCAATTTTGCCTATACTCAAGATAATTATTTCATTAATGTTTTATGGCGTAATAACTTAAATTTTTCAAACAATCATGGTGCTATAGAAATAAGCGGTGCTTATAAAATTTCTAATAATGGTTTATATCTTTACACCCAATATTTTAACGGATATGGTGAGAGTCTTATTGAATACAATAAATCTTCAAGCAGATTCTCAAGTGGAATTTTACTAATGTATTGA
- a CDS encoding Na+/H+ antiporter family protein, whose amino-acid sequence MLLTNPVFIGVVLMTLLCFFRFNVLLSVLLSGLFVGVWSKFMTMEHLTLAEFFIKLPQAMMDAMKILIDGMQGNLQTALSYILLGAVAAAISKTNLTAYLIKIVAHYISHRKYLLILSLACIACFSQNLIPIHVAFVPLLIPPLLKLFNKLKIDRRAIACALTFGLTTPYMVVPLGFGLIFQTLLVDNLNSNGVNINLGEVSQTMAFAAICMLVGLFLAVFVFYAKPRKYQEEQIAKMDFENLKMSKKEWGVLAGLGLTLILQILTHNLPLSGLLGFVLMVILGGVEYSKVNLVFDDGLKIMGYIAFVMLVASGYGEVLKQSGGIADLVKVSVPFMEKSHFLAIFIMLAIGLLITIGIGSSFGTIPIIAALFCPICLELGFSPAAIIFIIGVAGALGDAGSPASETTLGVSVGLNADKQSDHIKDTCIPTFVCFNGSLLILGSIIAFCLL is encoded by the coding sequence ATGCTTTTAACTAACCCTGTTTTTATAGGCGTTGTTTTAATGACGCTTTTGTGTTTTTTTAGATTTAATGTTTTACTTAGTGTTTTACTTTCTGGACTTTTTGTGGGTGTTTGGTCTAAATTTATGACTATGGAGCATTTAACTTTAGCGGAATTTTTTATAAAACTTCCACAAGCTATGATGGATGCTATGAAAATTTTAATTGATGGTATGCAAGGAAACTTACAAACTGCGTTAAGTTATATTTTACTTGGTGCAGTGGCTGCAGCTATATCAAAAACCAACCTAACTGCTTATTTGATCAAAATAGTAGCACACTATATTTCACATAGGAAATATTTACTTATACTTTCTTTGGCGTGTATTGCTTGTTTTTCACAAAATTTAATTCCTATTCATGTAGCTTTTGTACCTTTGTTAATACCGCCTTTATTAAAGCTTTTTAATAAATTAAAAATAGATCGTAGAGCTATAGCTTGTGCTTTAACTTTTGGGCTTACTACTCCTTATATGGTAGTGCCTTTAGGTTTTGGGCTTATTTTTCAAACCCTACTTGTGGATAATTTAAATTCAAATGGAGTAAATATTAATTTAGGAGAGGTTTCTCAAACTATGGCTTTTGCGGCTATTTGTATGTTGGTTGGTTTGTTTTTAGCTGTGTTTGTATTTTATGCTAAGCCAAGAAAATATCAAGAAGAACAAATCGCTAAAATGGATTTTGAAAATTTAAAAATGAGTAAAAAAGAATGGGGCGTTTTAGCTGGATTAGGGCTTACTTTGATTTTGCAAATTTTAACGCACAATTTACCTTTATCTGGACTTTTAGGTTTTGTTTTAATGGTAATTTTGGGCGGAGTAGAATATAGTAAGGTAAATTTAGTTTTTGATGATGGTTTAAAAATCATGGGCTACATAGCCTTTGTAATGCTTGTTGCTTCTGGTTATGGAGAGGTTTTAAAGCAAAGTGGAGGTATAGCTGATCTTGTAAAAGTTAGTGTGCCATTCATGGAAAAAAGTCACTTTTTAGCCATTTTTATCATGTTAGCAATTGGACTTTTAATTACCATAGGTATAGGTAGTTCTTTTGGGACTATTCCTATTATAGCGGCTTTGTTTTGTCCTATATGCCTTGAGCTTGGTTTTTCACCTGCTGCGATTATTTTTATCATCGGTGTTGCTGGAGCTTTGGGCGATGCAGGATCGCCTGCTAGTGAAACAACACTAGGAGTAAGTGTGGGACTTAACGCAGACAAACAAAGTGATCATATAAAAGATACTTGTATACCAACTTTTGTGTGTTTTAATGGATCTTTACTTATTTTAGGCAGTATAATAGCTTTTTGTTTGCTTTGA
- the ilvD gene encoding dihydroxy-acid dehydratase has protein sequence MRSDAIKKGHLKAPNRSLLRACGLNDEDFNKPFIGVANSYIDIIPGHFFLNEYAKIIKDEIRKNGCIPFEFNTIGVDDGIAMGHDGMLYSLPSREIIANSIETVMNAHQLDALICIPNCDKITPGMLMGALRVNVPTIFVSGGPMRSGINKHGEKISLSSVFEAVGAYEAKKINEDDLKDIECKACPNGGSCSGMFTANSMNTLCEAMGIALEGNGTILALTKEREELLRKAARRICEIALDERFKIRNIITKKSITNALVVDMAMGGSSNTILHMLAIAYEAGVNLDIKELNYISANVAHIAKIAPSLNTIYMEDIHKAGGVSAVMAEIAKKPKHILELDTLDISGKTLKERIENASIKDENIIRKIDNAYSNVGGLAILFGNLAEQGCVIKTAGIMGERKFKGKAVCFNSQEQAIKGIIQGKVKEGDVCVIRYEGPKGGPGMQEMLSPTSLLTGMGLGAKVALITDGRFSGATRGLSIGHISPEAAEGGLIALLEDNDEIEIDVDNYTINVNLSQDEIIKRKANFKMPNKQINSRWLRMYQKLVSNASKGGVLDID, from the coding sequence ATGAGAAGTGATGCGATCAAAAAAGGACATTTAAAAGCACCAAATCGCTCTTTACTTAGAGCGTGTGGTTTAAATGATGAGGATTTTAACAAGCCCTTTATAGGTGTAGCAAATAGCTATATAGACATTATCCCGGGGCATTTTTTCTTAAATGAATATGCAAAAATCATTAAAGATGAAATCCGCAAAAATGGTTGTATCCCTTTTGAATTTAACACCATAGGTGTAGATGATGGTATAGCTATGGGGCATGATGGCATGCTTTATTCTCTGCCAAGCCGCGAAATCATTGCAAATTCCATAGAAACAGTGATGAATGCACATCAACTTGATGCGTTAATTTGTATTCCAAATTGTGATAAAATCACTCCAGGTATGCTAATGGGAGCTTTAAGAGTTAATGTACCTACTATTTTTGTGAGTGGTGGGCCTATGCGTTCGGGCATAAACAAACACGGAGAAAAAATCAGTTTAAGCTCTGTTTTTGAAGCAGTTGGAGCATATGAGGCTAAAAAAATCAATGAAGATGATTTAAAAGATATAGAATGCAAAGCCTGTCCTAACGGGGGTTCATGCTCGGGTATGTTTACTGCAAATTCTATGAATACTTTATGTGAGGCTATGGGTATAGCATTAGAAGGAAATGGAACCATTTTAGCACTCACCAAAGAAAGAGAAGAACTTTTAAGAAAGGCTGCGCGTAGAATTTGTGAAATTGCTCTAGATGAGCGTTTTAAAATTCGCAATATCATCACTAAAAAATCCATCACCAATGCTTTAGTAGTAGATATGGCTATGGGCGGAAGCTCAAATACTATCTTACATATGCTTGCCATTGCTTATGAAGCGGGTGTAAATTTAGACATAAAAGAACTCAATTATATCAGTGCTAATGTAGCACATATAGCCAAAATTGCGCCTTCGCTAAATACAATATACATGGAAGATATACACAAAGCAGGTGGAGTAAGTGCAGTAATGGCTGAAATAGCTAAAAAACCTAAACACATTTTAGAACTTGATACTTTAGATATCAGCGGAAAAACTTTAAAAGAGCGTATTGAAAATGCTAGTATTAAAGATGAAAACATTATAAGAAAAATAGACAATGCCTATTCTAATGTAGGCGGGCTTGCTATACTTTTTGGAAATTTAGCCGAGCAAGGTTGTGTGATAAAAACTGCAGGCATTATGGGCGAGCGTAAATTTAAGGGCAAAGCGGTTTGTTTTAATTCTCAAGAACAAGCCATTAAAGGCATTATACAAGGCAAGGTTAAAGAAGGCGATGTTTGTGTAATTCGCTATGAAGGGCCAAAAGGTGGACCAGGTATGCAAGAAATGCTAAGCCCAACTTCATTACTTACTGGTATGGGACTTGGTGCTAAAGTAGCACTTATAACTGATGGCCGTTTTAGTGGGGCTACAAGAGGACTTAGTATAGGCCATATCTCCCCTGAAGCTGCAGAAGGTGGACTTATAGCACTTTTAGAAGATAATGATGAAATAGAAATTGATGTAGATAATTACACTATCAATGTAAATTTAAGTCAAGATGAAATCATCAAACGCAAAGCAAATTTTAAAATGCCAAATAAACAAATCAATTCAAGATGGCTAAGAATGTATCAAAAACTTGTAAGCAATGCTAGCAAAGGCGGAGTTTTGGATATAGATTGA